A single region of the Ziziphus jujuba cultivar Dongzao chromosome 10, ASM3175591v1 genome encodes:
- the LOC107405107 gene encoding uncharacterized protein LOC107405107 isoform X2, whose translation MEELGSAWSYQENIDELKQKLLYTTIELESVKLQAKEQIRKSEENVKNLLDLLNVAYKERDEARDQLQKLFNRILPSSPAELPAVVPHPKPESPLLMPAKAANSSITESNSLSETYNQQSHGSSPVDSFFDAVSSPDFSTINMADSSTMAFVKQQFVQDYNASLPTGLVSSTMAKTDPSSAVIDNLVKGKILPQKGKLLQAVMESGPLLQTLLVAGPLPMWRNPPPVQPFKIPPVSIKGCETGGFNQKPVENPCYIAQNSLNSFSYPEMSRGHSQTCSASLLSFNGRPSSSCLNNSRLLTSSSSFGNQIPIGKRQRLQ comes from the exons ATGGAGGAGTTGGGCTCTGCATGGAGTTATCAAGAG AACATTGATGAATTGAAGCAGAAACTTCTATACACCACCATTGAGCTGGAATCTGTAAAATTGCAAGCAAAAGAGCAAATCAGAAAGAGTGAAGAAAATGTCAAGAATTTACTTGATCTTCTAAATGTTGCATACAAAGAAAGAGATGAAGCAAGAGATCAGCTTCAAAAGCTTTTCAATAGGATTTTGCCTTCTAGTCCTGCTGAATTACCTGCGGTTGTTCCTCATCCTAAGCCTGAAAGCCCACTCCTTATGCCTGCCAAAGCAGCAAACTCAAGTATTACAGAATCAAACAGTCTGTCAGAGACATACAATCAACAATCACATGGTTCTTCACCTGTTGACTCTTTCTTTGATGCAGTTTCTTCCCCAGATTTCTCAACCattaacatggcagattcaagcaCCATGGCTTTTGTGAAGCAACAATTTGTTCAAGACTATAATGCTTCTCTGCCCACTGGTTTGGTATCTTCAACCATGGCGAAAACCGATCCTAGTTCTGCTGTTATTGACAATCTTGTTAAAGGAAAAATTCTTCCCCAGAAAGGAAAATTGTTGCAAGCAGTAATGGAGTCTGGTCCACTCCTTCAAACACTTCTTGTTGCAGGTCCTCTTCCTATGTGGAGAAATCCTCCTCCTGTTCAACCTTTCAAAATCCCACCAGTTTCTATCAAAGGCTGTGAAACTGGTGGTTTTAATCAGAAACCAGTGGAAAATCCTTGCTATATTGCCCAAAACTCTCTTAATTCGTTTTCATATCCTGAAATGTCTCGTGGTCATTCACAAACTTGCTCAGCTTCCTTGTTGAGCTTTAATGGTAGGCCTTCAAGTTCATGCTTGAACAATTCAAGGCTGCTGACTTCAAGTTCAAGTTTTGGCAACCAAATCCCAATTGGCAAACGACAAAGGCtgcaataa
- the LOC107405107 gene encoding uncharacterized protein LOC107405107 isoform X4 yields the protein MLHTHHNIDELKQKLLYTTIELESVKLQAKEQIRKSEENVKNLLDLLNVAYKERDEARDQLQKLFNRILPSSPAELPAVVPHPKPESPLLMPAKAANSSITESNSLSETYNQQSHGSSPVDSFFDAVSSPDFSTINMADSSTMAFVKQQFVQDYNASLPTGLVSSTMAKTDPSSAVIDNLVKGKILPQKGKLLQAVMESGPLLQTLLVAGPLPMWRNPPPVQPFKIPPVSIKGCETGGFNQKPVENPCYIAQNSLNSFSYPEMSRGHSQTCSASLLSFNGRPSSSCLNNSRLLTSSSSFGNQIPIGKRQRLQ from the exons ATGCTACATACCCACCAT AACATTGATGAATTGAAGCAGAAACTTCTATACACCACCATTGAGCTGGAATCTGTAAAATTGCAAGCAAAAGAGCAAATCAGAAAGAGTGAAGAAAATGTCAAGAATTTACTTGATCTTCTAAATGTTGCATACAAAGAAAGAGATGAAGCAAGAGATCAGCTTCAAAAGCTTTTCAATAGGATTTTGCCTTCTAGTCCTGCTGAATTACCTGCGGTTGTTCCTCATCCTAAGCCTGAAAGCCCACTCCTTATGCCTGCCAAAGCAGCAAACTCAAGTATTACAGAATCAAACAGTCTGTCAGAGACATACAATCAACAATCACATGGTTCTTCACCTGTTGACTCTTTCTTTGATGCAGTTTCTTCCCCAGATTTCTCAACCattaacatggcagattcaagcaCCATGGCTTTTGTGAAGCAACAATTTGTTCAAGACTATAATGCTTCTCTGCCCACTGGTTTGGTATCTTCAACCATGGCGAAAACCGATCCTAGTTCTGCTGTTATTGACAATCTTGTTAAAGGAAAAATTCTTCCCCAGAAAGGAAAATTGTTGCAAGCAGTAATGGAGTCTGGTCCACTCCTTCAAACACTTCTTGTTGCAGGTCCTCTTCCTATGTGGAGAAATCCTCCTCCTGTTCAACCTTTCAAAATCCCACCAGTTTCTATCAAAGGCTGTGAAACTGGTGGTTTTAATCAGAAACCAGTGGAAAATCCTTGCTATATTGCCCAAAACTCTCTTAATTCGTTTTCATATCCTGAAATGTCTCGTGGTCATTCACAAACTTGCTCAGCTTCCTTGTTGAGCTTTAATGGTAGGCCTTCAAGTTCATGCTTGAACAATTCAAGGCTGCTGACTTCAAGTTCAAGTTTTGGCAACCAAATCCCAATTGGCAAACGACAAAGGCtgcaataa
- the LOC107405107 gene encoding uncharacterized protein LOC107405107 isoform X1, producing the protein MSLNLIRGPLNNFDVENIDELKQKLLYTTIELESVKLQAKEQIRKSEENVKNLLDLLNVAYKERDEARDQLQKLFNRILPSSPAELPAVVPHPKPESPLLMPAKAANSSITESNSLSETYNQQSHGSSPVDSFFDAVSSPDFSTINMADSSTMAFVKQQFVQDYNASLPTGLVSSTMAKTDPSSAVIDNLVKGKILPQKGKLLQAVMESGPLLQTLLVAGPLPMWRNPPPVQPFKIPPVSIKGCETGGFNQKPVENPCYIAQNSLNSFSYPEMSRGHSQTCSASLLSFNGRPSSSCLNNSRLLTSSSSFGNQIPIGKRQRLQ; encoded by the exons ATGTCTTTAAACTTAATTAGGGGCCCGTTGAACAATTTTGATGTAGAG AACATTGATGAATTGAAGCAGAAACTTCTATACACCACCATTGAGCTGGAATCTGTAAAATTGCAAGCAAAAGAGCAAATCAGAAAGAGTGAAGAAAATGTCAAGAATTTACTTGATCTTCTAAATGTTGCATACAAAGAAAGAGATGAAGCAAGAGATCAGCTTCAAAAGCTTTTCAATAGGATTTTGCCTTCTAGTCCTGCTGAATTACCTGCGGTTGTTCCTCATCCTAAGCCTGAAAGCCCACTCCTTATGCCTGCCAAAGCAGCAAACTCAAGTATTACAGAATCAAACAGTCTGTCAGAGACATACAATCAACAATCACATGGTTCTTCACCTGTTGACTCTTTCTTTGATGCAGTTTCTTCCCCAGATTTCTCAACCattaacatggcagattcaagcaCCATGGCTTTTGTGAAGCAACAATTTGTTCAAGACTATAATGCTTCTCTGCCCACTGGTTTGGTATCTTCAACCATGGCGAAAACCGATCCTAGTTCTGCTGTTATTGACAATCTTGTTAAAGGAAAAATTCTTCCCCAGAAAGGAAAATTGTTGCAAGCAGTAATGGAGTCTGGTCCACTCCTTCAAACACTTCTTGTTGCAGGTCCTCTTCCTATGTGGAGAAATCCTCCTCCTGTTCAACCTTTCAAAATCCCACCAGTTTCTATCAAAGGCTGTGAAACTGGTGGTTTTAATCAGAAACCAGTGGAAAATCCTTGCTATATTGCCCAAAACTCTCTTAATTCGTTTTCATATCCTGAAATGTCTCGTGGTCATTCACAAACTTGCTCAGCTTCCTTGTTGAGCTTTAATGGTAGGCCTTCAAGTTCATGCTTGAACAATTCAAGGCTGCTGACTTCAAGTTCAAGTTTTGGCAACCAAATCCCAATTGGCAAACGACAAAGGCtgcaataa
- the LOC107405107 gene encoding uncharacterized protein LOC107405107 isoform X3: MFGVHVFHTNIDELKQKLLYTTIELESVKLQAKEQIRKSEENVKNLLDLLNVAYKERDEARDQLQKLFNRILPSSPAELPAVVPHPKPESPLLMPAKAANSSITESNSLSETYNQQSHGSSPVDSFFDAVSSPDFSTINMADSSTMAFVKQQFVQDYNASLPTGLVSSTMAKTDPSSAVIDNLVKGKILPQKGKLLQAVMESGPLLQTLLVAGPLPMWRNPPPVQPFKIPPVSIKGCETGGFNQKPVENPCYIAQNSLNSFSYPEMSRGHSQTCSASLLSFNGRPSSSCLNNSRLLTSSSSFGNQIPIGKRQRLQ; this comes from the exons ATGTTTGGTGTCCATGTTTTTCACACT AACATTGATGAATTGAAGCAGAAACTTCTATACACCACCATTGAGCTGGAATCTGTAAAATTGCAAGCAAAAGAGCAAATCAGAAAGAGTGAAGAAAATGTCAAGAATTTACTTGATCTTCTAAATGTTGCATACAAAGAAAGAGATGAAGCAAGAGATCAGCTTCAAAAGCTTTTCAATAGGATTTTGCCTTCTAGTCCTGCTGAATTACCTGCGGTTGTTCCTCATCCTAAGCCTGAAAGCCCACTCCTTATGCCTGCCAAAGCAGCAAACTCAAGTATTACAGAATCAAACAGTCTGTCAGAGACATACAATCAACAATCACATGGTTCTTCACCTGTTGACTCTTTCTTTGATGCAGTTTCTTCCCCAGATTTCTCAACCattaacatggcagattcaagcaCCATGGCTTTTGTGAAGCAACAATTTGTTCAAGACTATAATGCTTCTCTGCCCACTGGTTTGGTATCTTCAACCATGGCGAAAACCGATCCTAGTTCTGCTGTTATTGACAATCTTGTTAAAGGAAAAATTCTTCCCCAGAAAGGAAAATTGTTGCAAGCAGTAATGGAGTCTGGTCCACTCCTTCAAACACTTCTTGTTGCAGGTCCTCTTCCTATGTGGAGAAATCCTCCTCCTGTTCAACCTTTCAAAATCCCACCAGTTTCTATCAAAGGCTGTGAAACTGGTGGTTTTAATCAGAAACCAGTGGAAAATCCTTGCTATATTGCCCAAAACTCTCTTAATTCGTTTTCATATCCTGAAATGTCTCGTGGTCATTCACAAACTTGCTCAGCTTCCTTGTTGAGCTTTAATGGTAGGCCTTCAAGTTCATGCTTGAACAATTCAAGGCTGCTGACTTCAAGTTCAAGTTTTGGCAACCAAATCCCAATTGGCAAACGACAAAGGCtgcaataa
- the LOC107405104 gene encoding putative RING-H2 finger protein ATL53, translating to MPMNPVTSQELKPSHWNPWVITSVATICIVIMLFAYLRIIKTFCNNISRNQDGRRLLNVSNPDDPSLQFHSHGLDFSFVHSLPITQFKKDNQGKSEMAQSNMDCAVCLGEFEEGEWLRHLTNCKHVFHISCIDTWCLTNSNCPICRSEVYGLGLDHEYSASMYTLLETLTREDFFRERAEHYQFLRSTILQNSVSSIDPRHAN from the coding sequence ATGCCTATGAATCCAGTGACCTCACAGGAGCTTAAACCTTCGCATTGGAATCCATGGGTGATCACTTCGGTTGCTACGATCTGCATTGTCATCATGTTATTTGCTTACTTGAGGATTATAAAGACTTTTTGCAACAATATCTCAAGAAACCAAGATGGAAGGAGGCTTTTGAATGTGTCGAACCCCGATGATCCATCCCTACAATTTCATAGCCATGGACTCGATTTTTCCTTCGTTCATTCCCTTCCAATCACCCAGTTCAAGAAAGATAATCAAGGAAAGTCAGAAATGGCTCAAAGCAATATGGATTGCGCTGTGTGTTTGGGAGAGTTTGAAGAAGGAGAGTGGCTGAGACATCTAACAAATTGCAAGCATGTTTTTCACATTTCTTGCATTGACACTTGGTGTCTGACCAATTCCAATTGTCCAATTTGCAGATCAGAGGTTTATGGTCTTGGTTTGGACCATGAATATTCTGCTTCTATGTACACATTGTTAGAGACTTTGACGAGGGAAGATTTCTTTCGAGAAAGGGCAGAACATTACCAGTTTCTTCGATCAACTATTTTACAGAACTCTGTATCTTCTATTGATCCAAGACATGCTAATTGA